One genomic window of Mercenaria mercenaria strain notata chromosome 2, MADL_Memer_1, whole genome shotgun sequence includes the following:
- the LOC123564259 gene encoding uncharacterized protein LOC123564259 — MPLTRQRSRVDGHFWYRSILISSIVFIGLALLLQFVGFVTPGWIVLSQPSGFTVSAGVWYIQVCNGSPQCRTASMTRVVNPFNVAGDNNVEFTNWTELQVEITLAFVSCIVSVLMTVNAFINMSQGPKSYLGWAVVAAVISAALLMIPIGRLLDIIRQWDSYIVYSTPYSLVSSCLGCVCALMSAVLNLCAMCMILYDRKMERSNSDERDDLTLNSA; from the exons ATGCCTTTGACTCGACAGCGTTCGCGAGTAGACGGACATTTCTGGTATAGGAGTATTTTGATCAGTTCTATTGTTTTTATTGGCCTGGCGTTATTGTTGCAGTTCGTCGGCTTCGTGACGCCGGGATGGATTGTTCTGTCACAGCCGTCGGGATTTACAGTGAGCGCCGGGGTATGGTACATTCAGGTGTGCAATGGATCACCCCAGTGCAGAACGGCCTCGATGACTAGGGTCGTGAATCCGTTCAATGTCGCTGGGGACAATAACG ttgaaTTTACAAACTGGACGGAACTGCAGGTTGAGATTACTCTGGCTTTTGTCTCTTGTATAGTCAGTGTTCTGATGACGGTGAATGCATTTATTAACATGTCACAGGGCCCCAAATCTTACCTCGGGTGGGCTGTTGTAGCAGCCGTCATCTCTG CCGCCTTACTCATGATACCCATAGGACGCTTACTGGACATCATAAGACAATGGGACAGTTATATAGTCTATTCCACGCCATATTCTCTAGTGTCTAGCTGCCTGGGGTGTGTATGTGCCCTAATGTCGGCAGTGCTCAATCTATGTGCAATGTGTATGATCCTGTATGACAGGAAAATGGAACGATCCAATTCTGATGAACGCGATGACTTGACGTTAAATTCAGCATGA